The Bacillus sp. Y1 genome includes the window GCTGCTTGATAATCATAGCTTCTAAAAGCAATTTCCGCATCAACCAAAGCTTTTTGTACAGCCGGATAACTGCTCCGGTATCTATTACCATACTGTATAACCTTTTCAGATAGGAGAACCGTCTCAATGAGCTGAGAGGTATGGTCATATACTTTATCTACCGTCATAACAGCCACCTCTAAGTATTTTTGAACGGTAGGTATATTTAATGGCTTTTCTTCTAGCTTTGTTTTTACATTAGAAATGCTCTCTCTCGCATCCTCTAATAAATAACGATATTCTTCTGGAAGACCTGGAATATTGCTTTTATTTATAAGACGAATGCAATCAGCAATTTTTTTGGAAAGTTCAACTACTGTCTCCCGTGCGGCAATTTCATCTTTTCTAAGTGTTTGCAGTCTTTCAGCGTATTCTTTTTGCTCTAGAGTTAATTTTTCAAGCTCGAGCTTTAACTCAGCTAGCTCATCCTTTAGTATCGTAAGAGCCGTTTCATCAGCTACAATTTTGTGTTCTAGTACTTCAAAGCGTTTCATTAACTGAGCAAGTTTCTTTTCAAACTGTGCTTGCCCTTCTACTTCACTCTCTTCAAGGTGATAACTTTGCTGTACTTCCTGCACTTCAAACTTCAGTACATTATTTTCTTCCTTTACTGCAAATAACATGCTTCTCGTTGGCTCTTCGTTTTCTATAACAAACCGTTTGGCATTAACCTCTTGTTCCAATAGATCATAAATAACTTCAATTTTTTCCTTTACTTCATCTATTTTCTTTTGAAGCTGATCAATCTCGGTTTGTTCAATTAACTCCAAACATGCATTGACTTCTGAATGAAGTTTTTCTAACTCCTCTTCAAAATGAAGATGTTCTAGCGGATAGCTTTGATTCTGCATCTCACGGAATCCGTCTCTCAGATTCTCAATTTCTGAAGGAATACTTGATTGGCATTCTATGAGTAAATTTGGAATAGCATCCATCTTCTTGCTCAATTCATCTGTCTTTGACTGAATTAAAAGCACAACCTCACGAGCTTGCAGATAATCGCCATTTTCTGTTCTTTCCTCAAAATTAGTAAAACATGCTACTATTTCATCCAGAAGGACTTCTAACTTAGCTTCTGCACGTCCAAAATTATGACGATGTGCAAGTAGAGTTTTGCGGCGCTCACGATACACCTCTTTTAACTCTTCAATTTCTATTCTATTTTTCTCTTCACTTCCAACCAATTCATTGATTTCGTCAAGTAACTTTTGAATTTTATCTTCCGTTTCTTTTAAATGAGAATCAATGGCACGCTGAACCTGTTTTGCTTTATTAAAGCGGTAGCGGTCAATGTATTCCTCCGCATCAAATAGATACTCTTCTACCTCTGGAAGCTGACTGGTTACGATGTCATCCCAATCATTTCTCCAGTTCTCGAATAGTTCTTCAGTTTCTCCCGTCATATTAAGCTGTTTTACCTTCGACATTTCATCAAGGACTGGGCGATTCGTAATATCTATTTTCCAGTTCTCCAGACGGTCAATTTCTTTATAAAGCTTTTTTTTCATCGTATATCCAATCACGTACAGAGCTAGTAAAAGAACTAAGCCCCCGATTATGTACTCCATGTTAAGCCCCCTGTTCTCATCCGAGCTACATTTATGTTATCTATATAAAGGTTCATATAAATGTATTTTCAATGCTCTTATGATACCATGTAAACGACATTTTTTGACTATTAATTTCAAATTTTTTGTACTAAAATTTATTTACAATCACTTTAGCTACATCACATCTCTCTTTTCGACAAATACTGCAAAAATCATAAACAAGGAGGCTTACTCATCATGCGTGATGGTCATGTCCATTCAAAGTTTTGTCCCCATGGTTCGAAAGATGCTTTTCAAACCTATATTGAGCACGCAATAGAACTTGGAATTACCACTATCTCATTTACGGAACACGCTCCTCTTCCAGCTGGCTTTACCGATCCAACCCCCCTTCAAGACAGCGCTATGAAAATGGAGGATTTACCGGCATATTTAGAAGAGCTAGCTGTTCTAAGAGAAAAATATAAAGGACAGATTACCATACATACAGGTTTAGAAGTAGATTTCATTGAGGGATTTGAAAAAGAAACAACAGATTTTCTAAACAAATACGGTCCATCTCTGACTGATAGTATTTTGTCAGTCCATTTTTTAAAGCATGAAGGAGAATATGATTGTTTAGATTATAGTCCTGACGTATTTAGTGATATGATTAAGCGCTATGGTGGGATAGAAAACGTATATGAAGCCTACTACCGAACGCTTTTGCTGTCCATAAAATCCAATTTAGGAAGTTATAAACCTAAGCGTATCGGACATATAACTTTAGTTAATAAATTCCAAAAAAAATATCCTTGTCCAGTTAGCTTTAACAAGGAGATACAAAGTATTTTGATAAAAATGAAACAAAAAAACTACGAGCTCGATTATAACGGAGCTGGAACAGCAAAGCCGTTATGTCGGGAACCTTATCCGCCAACAGCGATAGCTAACCAAGCCATTCAATTAAACATTCCGATGGTATATGGATCGGATGCTCATCAAGCGAAGGAACTCCTTCAAGGGTATGAGCAATTACTTAGGAGTTAAAACGATTAAAACACTAATTCCTTTGGATGGTGGGGAGTTAATACTCCTTCAATCCAGTTATTGATTTCACCAATATATTTCTGTGTAAAATACGGTTCATGAGGAAAAACATGAAGAACCTCTGAGAGATAATGAGTATTAAGAAAAGGCATGGATAAAAGCGATTTGAGTTGAACAATAGTAAAAGTGACAGACACTTGTCTGAACTCTCCAGTTATGATTCCTTCCTCAATGACAGCTTTAAAATAATACTTTTCCTTTGCAAAGTACGTACTCATTATTTCTCGAACCGTTTGCGAATCAATGGACATTTCTCTTAATATTAATCTTGTCAGCTGCATGTTCTCCGTGTGGTAATTAATAATGCTTTCAGCCATTTTCTGAAGTGTTGCCTTTGCTCCTTGGTCAATACATAAAAATGCTGATTCAAGCTCTGCAATATACGTTTCAAAATACTTTAAAAAGCAATACTCAAGTAGACCATGTTTATTCTGGAAATAGTAGGAGATGTTAGAGACGTTGCTGTTTGCCTTTTGGGCAATATCTCGAATCGTTGTTCCTGAAAACCCCTTCGTGTTAAAAAGATAAATTGCTGCCTCGACAATGGAATCCTTTGAATTTTTCTTCATTTGGAACCACCTCCATCTCTTAATCACAGAAAATAGCCTTATGTATTAACATTCTTTATTCGACATTTGTTCTCCTGTATAAAAAACTCGACAAAGTCTTCTTGTTTTCGCTAAAATATGATAATTACCTATGTGTTTGGAGGGAAGGAAATGTTTGAAGTAAAGCATTACGAAGGGACGAGAGAGGAAAATTATCGTCTATTAATAAAACAACTGAAGGCGCTTCTAGAAGGCGAAACGAACTCGATTGCCAATTTAAGCAATGCGTCATCTCTTTTAAATCAATTTTTGTCTGACGTCAACTGGGTTGGTTTTTACTTAATGGATGGGGACAAAGAATTAGTGCTAGGACCATTCCAAGGCCTGCCTGCATGTGTAAGAATTCCTCTTGGTCGGGGTGTTTGCGGAACTAGTGCGAAAGAAAGAAAGACGATTTTGGTTGAGGATGTTCATCAATTTCCTGGACATATTGCATGTGATGCAGCTTCTCAATCAGAAATTGTTGTTCCCATGATAAAAGAAGGACAACTTCTGGGAGTTCTAGATATAGATTCACCTAGCAAGAACCGTTTTGACACTTTAGATCAAAAAATGCTTGAGCAATTTATTGATGAATTAATTAATCACTTATAAAAGAGGCAGATGGTCTGCCTCTTATTTATATAAAGCGTTCAAAGCATGATCCAAATCTTCCTGAATATCTCCCCATGCTTCTAACCCAACCGATAACCGTATCAAATTATCTTGTATCCCCATCTTTTCTCTCTCTGCTTTCGGAACAACTGAGTGGGTCATCGTTGCTGGGTGCTGTATTAAGGTTTCCGCATCACCTAGACTAACAGCAATCTTTATTAACTGTAACTGGTTCATAAACTTCTGTGCTTCTTCCACCCCTCCATGCAAAGTAAAAGAAAGTAATCCGCCTGCCTGACGCATTTGCTTTTTCATTATTATATAGTCTGGATGCTTACTATCCCCTGGGTAGAATACTTGATTCACAGCCACATGCTCACTTAAAAACGAGTGAATCTTCCTAGCATTCTCACAATGCCGATCCATTCTTACCGGCAAGGTTTTCAACCCTCTTAATAGCAACCAAGCATCAAACGGCGAAATAATTCCTCCAATATCTTTTTGTGTGGTCATTGCCATTTCTTGAAGGAAATCACGCTTTCCAACAACGATACCAGCAATCACATCCCCATGCCCACATATATATTTAGTTGCACTATGAACGACAACATCGCAACCAAGCTCAAGAGGTGTCTGTAAATAAGGAGAACAAAACGTATTATCAACAACAACAGGAATCCCTTTTTCTTTTCCAACTGCAGCAATCATTTCTAGGTCAACAAGCTTCATGGTTGGATTGATTGGGGTTTCCACATAAATGCACGTAGTTTCAGGCTTGATGGCTTGTAAAAGCTGTTCCTTTGTTTCCATCTCTGAAAAGTTATATGTGATTTGATATTTATGATTTAGCATCTTGAGCAAACCAAAAGTACATCCGTACACACCTTGAGAACAGAGAACATGGTCACCTGCTTTCGTAAGAGAAACTAATACAGCCGACACGGCAGCCATACCTGAACCAAATGCTAGAGCGGCTTCCCCTTTCTCAATTGCTGCCATTCTCTCTTCAAGTATAGAAACGGTTGGATTACCTAAACGGGAGTAAATATATCCTAAATCTTCTCCAGCAAACCTCTTTTCCCCTTGCTCTGCAGTTGCAAAGCAATACGTAGATGTCTGAAAAATAGGCGGAACTAAGCTGCCTTCAAATGAACTAGCATCATAACCATGATGAATCACTTCTGTTTCAATTTTAAAAGATTTTTTCTCTCCCATATGCTCCTCCTTTTGTAAACGCTTACACTTTTATCATGAATCTCTCTTTACTAGCATATGTGATACCTTTCCAAATGGAAAGTAAAAAGGAGCTCGAAATTTGAGCTCCTTTTTTAAGGTGATGTTATCTTTTCTTGAACCACAACTCGATCCTTGCCCGTATCCTTTGCTATATAAAGGGCTGTGTCCGCTCGCTTGAACAAGTTTGTAAAGTTATCTGGATTGTCCACATTCCAATACGAAACCCCACAGGAAATGGTTATTGATGGTTTAGATAATTCCCTTACTTTATCTACTAATCGGTTTGCAATGCTTATTCCCACTTCAAGTGGGATACGTGGTAGATAAACAGCAAGTTCCTCTCCACCCCAACGGGCACCAATATCACTTTCTCTTATATTACTTTTTATAATATCCGCAACTTGGATAAGGATTTCATCTCCAACTTGGTGTCCATATTTATCATTAACACCTTTAAAATTATCAATATCAATTAAAAGGAAGGTTCCTTGCTGATCTTCATCAAGTGATTCATGAACCTTTGCATCTAAATAGTTCCTTGAGTACAGCTTTGTTAAATGATCTGTAACAACCATTTTCTCTAATTCTTCTCTAAGCATAGAATTTGTAAAAGCTAAGGTAGAATGATGAATTAATGACTGCATTAACTTAAAGGTCTCGAAAGAAAAATGATACGGCTCGGTATGCATTACGAGAGCTATCCCTTTAATTACTCCAGATTGTACCATTGGAACCGCCATAATGGAACGATATTGTTGTACATCATGATCGAGGTTTATTTCTATATCTCCAATAAAAATGGAATCATGTTCTCTCTTCAATCTGTCGACTACGTATTGAACGTATGCCATGGACGCTTCCGTATCAAAAAATGGTGTCGAACCTGCTAATACGCTAATTGGTCTCAAATCCGACGATAGCAATACAAAGCAAACCTCTTCCGCATCAAACGACTGAACAATTTGTTCCGTCATGTACGACATTGTTTCGGTCAATCGCAAATTAGAATTTAAACGATGCGAAGTCTCATTGATCAATTGAAGGTCAGCAATTAATCGTTTTGATTGCTGATAGAGCTGTGCATTTTCAAGCGCAGAACCAGCGGTATTTGCTAATAGTTTTATAAACTCCACTTCGTTACTTGGAAACGTCAATGTGTCTGGAGCAATAACTTGGAGTACTCCGTATACACCTTGTTTTCCTTTTAAAGGTGCATAAAGAACGGAACGCCGTTCGTTCAAAGAATCCTCCATTTGGATCGTACCAGTAACATAGGCTTCCATCGCTGCTAAATTTTCACTATCATATTCCAAATCCTTAATTGGCAGTTCGCTATGATTATCATTATCATGAGACAGCATTAAGTAGTACGTAAAACTCGGATATACTTCTTGAAGCGTATAGATAATCTCACCTAGCACAGCATCCATATCCATTGTAGAATGAAATTTTTCATTCACACGAAATAGCTGTTTATAACGTTTCTCTTCCATAACAATTTTGTATAATTCTTGAGCCTTCTGTACAAATGACGAGCACACAATCGCAAATTGTTCAAACCACTCTTGGTTAGAAGGGGTAATAGATGATTGATTCCCTTTTAAGCATAAAACACCTAAATTCCTGCCCGATTTCGCAAGTGGAATAAGTACTTGGTAGTCCTTAAAGCTCAGGTCTGTTGGGGAAAAATCTATCGTTTTCAATGAACTTAACCAGCCACTTGAAACGTTGGATGGTATAACCCCCATTTTGTTTTCGATTGTAGAAACTTCAAAGGAAAATTGGTTATTCCAAGCATGACAAATGAACAAAGTAACTTCATCAAGCTCGAGCATTTTTTGAATCGTTTTAAGCATGGTCTTTAAAACATTTTGATAGTGAAAAACTCCTGACTCCGTGTCAATTAGATCAAAGAACTGACTTTTAAGTGTTTCAATTGATTTATCAGTAAGAAATCTCATTACGTCATCACCTAATACCTTAGCTGGTATGAAACCATTTGATCCCATCCCGCATGAAATATATATTAATTTTTCATTGTGGAAATTATTATCTCTTGATCAGTAATAACAAGCCACAGGGAACCGTCCTTTGATAAGGGAAATAGTTGGTAAATTTCCCTCTCACCCACATCCAACTGCTTGTCTCCCAATTGAACGATCGTGCGTCCATCTTTTTTTATTGTGGTCAAGTTTGATTGTTCTACAGAATTACGTTCTCTATACACAGTTGATCGTGTAGCTAGTTCAAAATCACTTGTGAAATAATTCCACTTTCCTTCGATTTCCACCCATATACCTATACTCTCTTTATCTAAAGAAATCATCGTTGGCTTTCCTTCTAGGGTGACTGCCTTCCTTGTCTTAAATAGATAGTTATCATCTATTTGAACCTCATATTCGGCTAATATATAGTTGTTTTCTTGTTTTTTTGCTAAAACGATGATAGGATTATCTTCTTTATCTAAGCTTTGATGGAGGACTGTAACAAGTGGAGGACTAATTATTTCTCTTTGTTTACTATATTTATAGTACAATGCTCCTATTGTAAAACTAATACAAATAAAAAGCAAAAGAAATCGTACTCTTCTTTCTTTCCTAGTTTCACGCACTTTAACCACTCTTTTTCATAATTAGATTATACCATAAGAACTACTATCCTATAGATAATAACATATTCCTAAAAAATAAAATTACCTTGACTTTCTATCACTTAAAAATATATAATATTCTTTGTGTAAAATATCGCAGCCTATGTGAACGCCTTTATGAATACATTTTGTTCCTCAATAGAAGTTGACCTTCTAGGATGGGGTATCGGTAACCCTTAAGCTGCTAGGGCGAAGGTACATGAAAACAAAATGGTCATACTGCTTGTGAACACTACTGTTTTTATTTTACAACAAAATAAAAACACGAGGAGGAGTCATTCATGGCTCGTTATACTGGCCCAAGCTGGAAATTATCACGTCGTCTTGGAATCTCTCTAAGCGGCACTGGTAAAGAATTAGAAAAGCGTCCTTACGCTCCTGGACAACATGGTCCAAACCAACGCAAGAAGTTATCTGAATACGGTTTACAATTACAAGAGAAGCAAAAGCTTCGTCATATGTATGGAGTGACTGAGCGTCAATTCCGTAACTTATTTGACAAAGCTGGTAAGATTTCTGGTAAGCACGGTGAAAACTTCATGGCTCTTTTAGAGTCACGTTTAGATAACGTAGTATACCGTTTAGGTCTTGCTCGTACTCGTCGTCAAGCTCGTCAGCTTGTTAACCACGGTCACATTTTAGTAAATGGCAAGCGCGTTGATATCCCATCATTCCGCGTATTACCTGGTCAAACAATTTCTTTACGTGAAAAGTCACGTAATCTTGACATCGTTAAAGAAGCAGTTGAAGTTAACAACTTCGTACCTGATTTCTTAACTTTCGATGCTGACAAATTAGAAGGTACATTCACTCGCTTACCTGAGCGTTCTGAATTACCAGCTGAAATCAACGAAGCTCTTATCGTTGAATTCTACTCTCGTTAATAAAAAAGAGATCCAGCGAAATTTCGCTGGATCTTTTTTCTTATTATTCTGCTTTGTTTTCTTTTAAATCCTCTGCTAACTGATCAATACTTTGACGAACATTTCCTTTACCCGCAAATGTTTCAAGTAAGTTTTTCACATCAATTCCAGAAGACGCCTTCAAGGTTTCCTGTAATGAAGACATCAAGTTGGTAGCGTAACCTGTCACTTTATTGGCTCCGCCTCCTTCACCACCACCTGTATCAACAACGGTGATTTTATCAATATTGGAAAGTGGACTTGCAATTTCCTTCGCGTACTCCGGCAACATTCTCACAATCATGTCCATCACAGCTGCTTGGCCGTACATTTCAAACGCTTCTGCAATTTTACGCTTCGCTTCTGCTTCAGCTAGCCCTTTCAGGCGAATGATTTCTGCTTCTGCTTCCCCTTGAGCTCGCTCAGACTCCGCTTTAGCTAGACCATCCAGTCGTACCTTTTCAGCATCCGCTTTTGCCATCGCTTCAATTCGATATTTATTCGCATCGGCTTCAGCTAATTGTCTTGCCTTGTCTGCTGCAGCTGCTTGTTCAACCGCATAACGATCCGCATCGGCTTTCTTCTTAACCTCTGAGTCATACTGTCTTTCTCTACGCTGAATTTCTTTCTCTTCTAGTTCAATTTGCTTTTGACGCTCGATAATTTTGATTTGCATTTCATGCTCTGTAACTTCTTGCTTTGCTCTTGCCGTTTCAAGATCATACGCTTGGTCAGCACGTGCTTTCGCTATATCCTGTTCACGACGATACTCAGCAATTTTCATTTGATTCACTTTTTCTGCCTCAGCAATTTCTGTGGCTCTTTCAAGCTCTGCCTTCTGTGCGTCTTTCGCTGCTTCCGCCCGCTTAATTCGTGTTTCTTTTTCTGCCTCTGCAGTCGCAATGTCTGCATCTCTTTTTACCTGGGCAATTCTTGGCTTACCTAATGAATCCAAGTATCCGTTTTTGTCTCTAACATCCTTGATTGTAAACGATACAATTACTAGTCCCATTTTTGCTAAATCTTGTGATGCTACTCTTTGTACTTCTTGAGAGAACTTATCTCGATTTTTGTAAATTTCCTCTACAGTCATTGAGCCGAGGATTGAACGTAGATGTCCTTCTAAGACTTCCTTCGCTTCGTTTTCTCGGTCTTCCTTCGCTTTCCCTAAAAACTGCTCTGCCGCAGTTGCAATTTCTTCGATGGATCCCCCAATCTTAATAATCGCTACTCCATCAGCCATAACAGGTACCCCTCTACTAACAGTGTAGAACGTTGATATTACTGGCTTTCTAAATCCTCAAATCTATAATATATATCTATTTCTGCGTTTTCATGAACAATGATCTTGTTTATTAAATTTAATAAATCGTACCTTTTTTCTTCTATTGTCTTTGAAGGATAACTAATGATTCCTTTGATGTTATTTTTAAACTTTTCAATCTTATCGTCAGAGTCATTTGTTTCCAACATCTTTAACTCGATTTCCTCAAGCGTTTCAGACAATGAGTTAAGCCTCTCAGAATACTTCGCGTTCATAACTTTGTACTGTCGATCGTCTATGTCCCCGGTCATATTCTTTTCCAGAAGCTTCTCCATTAAATTTGTTACCTTAATAATTTCTTTATCGACTTCATTTCGCTCTTTTTCGTAACCGTCGCTCACTTTCGGTAACTTCGATTTGTGTTGATGGAATAACGCATTAAGCTTCGCTTTATTTTTAGCCAGCTCAGTTAAGTCATCCAAGATAATAGTCTCCAACTCGTCCGCCCCGACATGGTGCGAAGTACAATACTGCTTTCCGTACCTTATATAATTCATACAGTAGTAATTGTCTTTCGTTACGACATGTCCAAGGTGATTCTTACGACCTCGCTTAAAAGTCATCCCACTTCCGCATTTTCCGCAAACAGCGATACCAGCGAACAACGATACATTATTCCGGATACCCTTACGCTTAGCCTTCGTTTCCATCATTTCTTGAACTCTACCGAATGCCTCTCGTTCTATAATCGCCGGATGCGCGTTCTCCGTAATAATCCAAGCGTCCCTGTCGTTATAATCGTTACCTACGTATACGTCGTCCGAAGTCTTGCCTATTAGTGCAGGCTGTTTGTACGGTCGCTCCTTTTTGCTACGTTTATTGTAGACGATATTTCCGATATATACTTCGTTCTTTAAAATAAATCCGATTGTATATTCGCTCCACCTTTTTGATCTTGGCGACAGATACTTTTTACCTTCGGTATTATCTCCGTTTAAATAATGCGCAATTGACTTCATTCCCATGCCGTTTTTATAAAGGTCGAATATCATCTTCACTATCGTTGCATTTGCGTGGTCAATCTCGAGCTTCTTAGTCGTTGAATTGTACGAATACCCAAACGGTACACTCGACGCTTGATTCCATTCGCCAGCATGCGCTTTTTCAATCTGCGTATATTTAATACGATCCGCTAGTTTCTTCGATTCCATTTCGGAAAACATTAAATACATTGTAATACGCGACAGGTCCAACTTATTCGTGCTCGTCCGATGTTCTTGCGAATCAAACATTTCTTCTACGGTAATAACACGAATACCACTTCGGTCGAGTTTCTTAATTAACCCAAGTCCTTTTTCAGTATCGCGATAAAGACGTGAGATCCCTTTCATTATTACGCATTCATACTTACCATTAATCGCGTCTTCAATTAGCTCTTTTACTTCTGGACGGTTTAAGTCATCTGTACCTGTAGCTGAGTCAGTTTTAATATCTACGATTTCCAGTCCGTTGTCTTGAGCATAACGTTTGCATATTTTAATTTGGTTCTCAATGGTTTCTTTTTGCCCTAGTTTTTTCGTCGACTTACGTGCGTATATTGCCGCTTTCATTTTATCACTCCTAATAAAAAGAACCTTCCACTATTATAATGGAGGTCTCTGTTAAGTGTAAACTATTTACTTTTTTCTAACAATAACGCTACCTCTTTTTGAAGGTAATCTTCAAATTTAAATTCACCCAAGAATACGCGCTTTCTAATTTTTATTTTTGGCGTTTCAGATTTCGCTGTTGCCGCAGCTTTCTCCATTCCCGCTCACCTCTGTAGTATTTACGTACAGGACAGTTGTCCTATTACTTTATTTAACGCACGAAGAAGAATTTTCGCGCATCCTATACTTACATTGACGCGTGAGTTTTTAATTTCGGACAAAAAAAATAACGGCATGCCTCCGCACACCGTCAATCAACGACTTCCACCGCAATCACATCCGCCATATTAATCCGCGTATCAGCCAGCCGCACCTGCTTAGCGTTCACATCTACGTAATGCACTCGCCCCACCACTTCGGCAGTTTTACCCGCTTCCCATATCGTAAACTTAATCGGCAACGCGTACTCCATTGCGTAACATATCCGCTCATCAAATTCCGCCATCTGATATTCGTCGACGATCGGCTTTTTGACGAAGTTGTATTCCGTATTTAACTCGCGCAATAGTTCGGTGTGTTCTGTCATGAAAAATCCTTGCCATTTCTTCGTACCGCGGTCTTTAATCATACGCTCACCTCGTTCGTATTTATGACGTTATTATACCCGAACGTACGTTCTTTTACAAAATAAAAAATAAAACGCCGATTACTTGGCGTTAAAATTAGTATTGAACCCTAACTAATATTCTTGTATCCATTATCTCGCAACGATTTACTCGTAGCTTCTTCAATCGTCCAACCTCTCGATAGTCTTTTATATAAAACACTGTATCTTATCCCGCATTTATCCGATATTTGGGAAAGTGTATATTTTCCACCCTCGAAGTCATAATATTTATTCCGTCTAGTATTGTTTGATTGTTCTTTTTGTGTTATCCATCTACAATTACTTGGTTCATAATTTCCATTTACATCAATCCTGTCGAGTGTTAACCCTTCTCTATACCCTTTGTCAATCGCCCACCAATAGAATAAAGTAAAATCACTCCTCCAATCTTTATCTACACAGATCCCACGCTCGCCATAATACGGATAACTATCACTATTAGGGTTATGACATCTTTCTTTCATTCCTACCCAAATCTGATAAATTTTTGTTTTAGATAAACCGTGAGTGGTATTGGCTTTAGACGCATTCTCTCTTTGCGCACATCCGCAACTTGTTGTAGAACCGTTTCTTAAAGATGCTCCTCTTACTGTGGTTTCGTTACCACACTCGCAAACACATTTCCACAGGGCTAATTTTGACCTACCAGAAACATGTGTCCCATCTCTACAAATAACTTTTAATTTACCAAAACTCATTCCAGTCATGTCCTTAGAAAATCTCTTTTTTGCTTCGCTATTTTTATAACACCCACAACTTATTACAGTTCCATTTATTAACGAGCTTCCAACGAATGCTTTAGTGGTCCCGCATTCGCATCTACATAACCAAGTAGCTTTTCTGTGATTATTCAGCCCTTCAAATTGTAGCACTTCTAGCCGACCGAATTTCTTTCCAACGATACTATTGACTTTTCCCAACTTAACTCCTCCTTATTTTCGAGATTTTGCCTTCAACAGATAATACATCCGATAAAGTTAACTTCGGACATCTCCATCCAGCAATACCCACAATATAAATGACGCGCGAAGGAATAAAATCGGACAGCTAATCATAAAAATAAGCGCCTTAATTGGCGCCTGATTGTATTTGTTTAATTCTATCTTCAACCCTTCCAGGTAATTTTGTTATAAAACGCGCATACCCTTCGCGAGATTTGACGTAGTTCATAGAATAATACGGCTTCATATTCGCCAAGTCTTCCTCGGTGAAGGGATAAAGCTCCGACCGTAGCTCGGAATAATTATCGCGATCGCATCCGGCAATCAACATATATGACGTATTGGCCGACCGCAATTCCCTCCGCATGTGCTTCAACTGATTAATGTAGTGGCACGATATAATAGGTTTACAAATAAACTTCGCGATTTGCGATAGCTTCGTCGTCATAAACTTTTCCGTATTCTCAACCTGGTAGATTTCGTCGATAACGAGGTTTACTTTGCGCCGTTGCTTTTTATCGCGAATCTTATCCGCACGAATCTGTAGCGCTAACCATATCTTCGTAATCCAATACGTCGTACAAATATCGCGCTCGCCTTGCGTTGGAAATTTCGATTCGGGCATCCGTATGCAAATAACTTGGCTCCGTTGCATCTCCTCGACTAAATCGATATTGTTGTCGATATCCGTTTTCAGCATCATTTCCATTTGCGTATTGCGTTTGAGCACCGAAAGCCTATCGATAATACCGACGATA containing:
- a CDS encoding diguanylate cyclase domain-containing protein codes for the protein MRFLTDKSIETLKSQFFDLIDTESGVFHYQNVLKTMLKTIQKMLELDEVTLFICHAWNNQFSFEVSTIENKMGVIPSNVSSGWLSSLKTIDFSPTDLSFKDYQVLIPLAKSGRNLGVLCLKGNQSSITPSNQEWFEQFAIVCSSFVQKAQELYKIVMEEKRYKQLFRVNEKFHSTMDMDAVLGEIIYTLQEVYPSFTYYLMLSHDNDNHSELPIKDLEYDSENLAAMEAYVTGTIQMEDSLNERRSVLYAPLKGKQGVYGVLQVIAPDTLTFPSNEVEFIKLLANTAGSALENAQLYQQSKRLIADLQLINETSHRLNSNLRLTETMSYMTEQIVQSFDAEEVCFVLLSSDLRPISVLAGSTPFFDTEASMAYVQYVVDRLKREHDSIFIGDIEINLDHDVQQYRSIMAVPMVQSGVIKGIALVMHTEPYHFSFETFKLMQSLIHHSTLAFTNSMLREELEKMVVTDHLTKLYSRNYLDAKVHESLDEDQQGTFLLIDIDNFKGVNDKYGHQVGDEILIQVADIIKSNIRESDIGARWGGEELAVYLPRIPLEVGISIANRLVDKVRELSKPSITISCGVSYWNVDNPDNFTNLFKRADTALYIAKDTGKDRVVVQEKITSP
- a CDS encoding recombinase family protein, yielding MKAAIYARKSTKKLGQKETIENQIKICKRYAQDNGLEIVDIKTDSATGTDDLNRPEVKELIEDAINGKYECVIMKGISRLYRDTEKGLGLIKKLDRSGIRVITVEEMFDSQEHRTSTNKLDLSRITMYLMFSEMESKKLADRIKYTQIEKAHAGEWNQASSVPFGYSYNSTTKKLEIDHANATIVKMIFDLYKNGMGMKSIAHYLNGDNTEGKKYLSPRSKRWSEYTIGFILKNEVYIGNIVYNKRSKKERPYKQPALIGKTSDDVYVGNDYNDRDAWIITENAHPAIIEREAFGRVQEMMETKAKRKGIRNNVSLFAGIAVCGKCGSGMTFKRGRKNHLGHVVTKDNYYCMNYIRYGKQYCTSHHVGADELETIILDDLTELAKNKAKLNALFHQHKSKLPKVSDGYEKERNEVDKEIIKVTNLMEKLLEKNMTGDIDDRQYKVMNAKYSERLNSLSETLEEIELKMLETNDSDDKIEKFKNNIKGIISYPSKTIEEKRYDLLNLINKIIVHENAEIDIYYRFEDLESQ
- the rpsD gene encoding 30S ribosomal protein S4, giving the protein MARYTGPSWKLSRRLGISLSGTGKELEKRPYAPGQHGPNQRKKLSEYGLQLQEKQKLRHMYGVTERQFRNLFDKAGKISGKHGENFMALLESRLDNVVYRLGLARTRRQARQLVNHGHILVNGKRVDIPSFRVLPGQTISLREKSRNLDIVKEAVEVNNFVPDFLTFDADKLEGTFTRLPERSELPAEINEALIVEFYSR
- a CDS encoding YolD-like family protein — translated: MIKDRGTKKWQGFFMTEHTELLRELNTEYNFVKKPIVDEYQMAEFDERICYAMEYALPIKFTIWEAGKTAEVVGRVHYVDVNAKQVRLADTRINMADVIAVEVVD